A genomic stretch from Deltaproteobacteria bacterium includes:
- a CDS encoding LLM class flavin-dependent oxidoreductase, with protein MKFSLFFEMQMSDPTPESEARCFHDCADQAILADQIGYHGIWEVEHHGLREYSHSSAPEVFLAYVAAKTKNIRLGHGITLTPKCYNHPMRIAERVATLDILSNGRANWGSGKSNSLTEQKAFEGDIPRLHDQWKEALQIIPRMWQEEVFEFRGEFWNIPPTQVVPKPVQKPHPPLFAACSKPDSAVEVGRQGIGALNFAVGNDEYLTKKVKEYRKAVEGSSPKHYQKNNWFACTPVAHCQDNDRTACEIGMRGARFFAQSLGIYYTPLNRPIGRLAVQRGEIPPDELTEAMEARLMPDAPAMNVVGDPSHCKEIVSRFRDAGIDELILVMQAGTVPHEEIMRSIKTFGEKVMPHFA; from the coding sequence ATGAAGTTCTCCCTCTTTTTTGAAATGCAGATGTCGGACCCCACCCCGGAGTCGGAGGCACGGTGCTTCCACGACTGCGCCGACCAGGCAATTCTGGCCGACCAGATCGGGTACCATGGCATATGGGAAGTGGAGCACCACGGCCTGCGCGAATACTCCCATTCGTCGGCACCTGAAGTATTTCTCGCCTACGTCGCCGCCAAAACCAAGAACATTCGGCTGGGGCACGGCATCACGCTCACGCCCAAGTGCTACAACCATCCGATGCGGATCGCCGAGCGGGTGGCGACGCTGGATATCCTTTCAAACGGCCGGGCCAACTGGGGGTCGGGCAAGAGCAACTCGCTAACCGAACAGAAGGCATTCGAAGGCGACATTCCCAGGCTCCACGACCAGTGGAAGGAAGCCCTCCAGATCATTCCGCGCATGTGGCAGGAGGAAGTGTTCGAGTTCAGGGGCGAATTCTGGAACATCCCGCCGACACAGGTAGTGCCGAAGCCGGTCCAGAAACCCCACCCGCCCCTGTTCGCCGCCTGTTCAAAACCGGATTCGGCCGTCGAGGTCGGCAGGCAGGGAATTGGCGCGCTCAATTTTGCCGTCGGTAACGATGAATACCTGACAAAAAAGGTGAAGGAGTACCGCAAGGCGGTGGAGGGTTCCAGCCCAAAGCACTATCAGAAAAACAACTGGTTCGCCTGCACGCCAGTGGCGCACTGCCAGGACAACGACCGCACCGCCTGCGAAATCGGGATGCGCGGAGCGAGATTCTTCGCGCAGTCGCTCGGCATCTACTACACGCCGCTGAACCGGCCCATCGGAAGGCTTGCCGTTCAGAGAGGTGAGATACCTCCCGACGAACTCACCGAGGCGATGGAAGCGCGGCTCATGCCGGATGCCCCGGCCATGAACGTCGTGGGCGATCCCAGCCACTGCAAGGAGATCGTCTCCCGGTTCCGAGACGCGGGCATCGATGAGCTCATTCTCGTCATGCAGGCTGGGACAGTGCCTCACGAGGAAATCATGCGGTCTATCAAGACCTTCGGCGAAAAGGTCATGCCGCACTTCGCATGA
- a CDS encoding NAD-dependent epimerase/dehydratase family protein: MAAAVPLKIAITGASGSLGEAILDILLPDDEIGEIVAIDLAPPRRNASAAKLHHVRMDVRDAKLAETFKGLDAVIHLAFIVEKTGGKPPEEVESINVGGTQNVFRCAASAGVPHVVYASSVASYGIHPHNRGKLLTEDTPRVASENFYYSRHKTAVELWLDGFEKEHPEIAICRLRPSIFLSERSHTRKVQTLFAAPVQIKMTGVDVRMQLTHEDDVAQAFVLALKKKAKGAYNVAAEGTVPLGDLGSELGRPSVPVPGNPLRLAKVAAKSGYAPMDPVWFDVMEDGEVTVSGAKIHKELRWQPRFETSGDVLRQVAGRPNAKASHALKWYWGSMARLSSAVRRIPMPADIAGQARGFEGDINLVFTGDQPGAYRIHIGTGSFSIHEGTVPDARATILMKTETFHDLLLGKFNSQSAMFTGKIRVRGEGETVLIAMGSIDTFRRLQRLKSPLGAGARIYGKFLLRELPAS, translated from the coding sequence ATGGCGGCAGCCGTACCGTTGAAAATCGCGATTACCGGAGCATCCGGAAGCCTCGGCGAGGCCATTCTCGACATTCTTCTTCCCGATGACGAAATCGGCGAAATCGTGGCGATCGACCTGGCCCCGCCCCGGCGGAATGCAAGCGCGGCGAAACTCCACCATGTCCGGATGGACGTGCGCGACGCGAAACTGGCGGAAACGTTCAAGGGCCTTGATGCCGTCATCCACCTGGCGTTCATCGTGGAGAAAACCGGCGGCAAGCCACCGGAAGAGGTGGAGTCGATCAACGTCGGCGGGACACAGAACGTGTTTCGCTGCGCTGCCAGCGCCGGGGTCCCTCATGTGGTGTACGCCTCGTCGGTAGCCTCATACGGCATTCATCCCCACAACCGGGGCAAGCTGCTCACCGAGGACACTCCCCGCGTAGCCAGCGAGAACTTCTACTACTCCCGGCACAAGACGGCCGTGGAACTGTGGCTCGACGGGTTCGAGAAAGAGCACCCGGAGATAGCCATCTGCCGCCTGCGTCCGTCGATCTTTCTCAGCGAACGGTCCCATACGCGCAAGGTCCAAACCCTGTTTGCCGCCCCCGTCCAGATCAAGATGACTGGCGTCGATGTGCGGATGCAGCTGACGCATGAAGACGACGTGGCACAGGCGTTTGTGCTGGCGCTGAAGAAGAAGGCGAAAGGTGCCTACAACGTCGCCGCCGAGGGGACAGTGCCGCTCGGTGATCTTGGTTCGGAACTGGGCCGCCCGTCGGTTCCCGTTCCGGGCAACCCGCTGAGACTCGCCAAGGTGGCGGCCAAGTCAGGCTATGCCCCCATGGATCCGGTCTGGTTCGACGTGATGGAAGACGGCGAAGTTACGGTGTCCGGCGCGAAAATCCACAAGGAACTCCGCTGGCAACCGCGGTTTGAGACTTCCGGGGATGTGCTCCGGCAGGTCGCCGGCCGGCCGAATGCGAAAGCCTCCCATGCCCTCAAGTGGTACTGGGGTTCCATGGCCCGCCTCTCGTCCGCCGTTCGCAGGATTCCCATGCCAGCCGACATCGCGGGGCAGGCGCGGGGCTTCGAGGGCGACATCAACCTGGTATTCACTGGCGACCAGCCGGGTGCCTACCGGATCCACATCGGGACCGGCAGCTTTTCCATTCATGAGGGAACGGTCCCGGATGCACGGGCGACAATTCTCATGAAGACGGAAACCTTCCACGACCTGCTGCTGGGGAAGTTCAACAGCCAGTCGGCCATGTTTACCGGAAAGATCCGTGTCCGGGGCGAGGGAGAAACCGTGCTGATCGCCATGGGCTCGATTGACACCTTCCGGCGGCTCCAGAGACTGAAAAGTCCGCTCGGCGCGGGCGCACGGATATACGGAAAATTCCTGCTCCGCGAACTGCCGGCATCCTAG
- a CDS encoding class I SAM-dependent methyltransferase codes for MKLANAALGAAFAGVHTPCMAEPKGNPRIAPTAHFTAQAWVQAGFEHAGYFDTFQGRVMFNAVKRLTPMAGALGPHVQHHLDYLWIRHAAYEERLRQLQPDVVVEIGAGLSPRGLSFTRRNPGLIYIEGDLPHMVAAKRRALAGVELPPNYHLGTVDLLGSRFLDTLPPVFRAGQKIAAITEGVTDYLSMDEKRKAMGNIASLFRAHGGGRYLFEVHARELYGAYRQMARFFTSALGLLVGARFDDRLFETIDEARRFAVSCGFDSVEVLELASLNTTGRHPPLQYCPYRLLEARIGP; via the coding sequence GTGAAATTGGCGAACGCCGCGCTTGGAGCCGCTTTTGCCGGCGTGCATACTCCCTGTATGGCGGAGCCCAAGGGAAATCCACGCATCGCGCCGACGGCCCATTTTACTGCACAGGCATGGGTGCAGGCAGGCTTTGAGCATGCAGGCTACTTCGACACATTCCAGGGCCGGGTGATGTTCAATGCGGTAAAACGGCTGACACCGATGGCGGGAGCACTTGGGCCGCATGTCCAGCATCATCTGGACTACCTCTGGATCCGTCACGCGGCATACGAGGAGCGGCTTCGGCAACTCCAGCCGGATGTCGTGGTGGAGATCGGCGCCGGACTCTCTCCACGGGGCCTCTCCTTCACCCGCCGGAACCCCGGGTTGATCTATATCGAAGGGGATCTGCCCCACATGGTGGCGGCCAAGCGGCGTGCGCTGGCTGGTGTTGAGTTGCCGCCGAACTATCATCTGGGGACCGTAGACCTGCTGGGAAGCCGGTTTCTCGATACGCTTCCGCCGGTTTTCAGGGCTGGCCAGAAGATTGCCGCGATCACCGAAGGGGTTACTGACTACCTCAGCATGGACGAAAAGCGGAAGGCGATGGGCAACATCGCCAGCCTGTTCAGGGCGCACGGCGGCGGCCGCTACCTGTTCGAGGTTCACGCGAGGGAGCTCTACGGGGCATATCGCCAGATGGCGAGGTTCTTCACATCCGCGCTGGGACTTCTGGTGGGCGCCAGGTTCGACGACCGGCTGTTCGAGACGATTGACGAAGCGCGCCGGTTTGCCGTCTCCTGTGGCTTTGACTCTGTGGAGGTTCTGGAACTGGCGTCGCTGAACACGACCGGCAGACACCCGCCACTCCAGTATTGCCCCTACCGGCTGTTGGAAGCGCGAATTGGGCCCTAG
- a CDS encoding universal stress protein, with translation MSEDRNERITHQKPDPRAGLRSLLIAIDFTAASDRIIGRLTRLPLAEDATITLAHVVPVGLHPGEQHNAELDARKALSDEVRHIAELLPKSIRIRSVIKTGNAAYEITQIAKRQAADLIVMGRSSGRVLRDTFLGSTAERVIRTGKLPVLTVRLAPRTAYRRPAIAVDLDETLPGIFTWLLRILPPPRPPVEVIHALNSPYESLAYSRLPDEAVTARRIQLRQSALRKLESTLATAITKKGIPAKDVPWRFHVQYGSPRTVVTKAIKHCNTDILVLGTHGYSGLAHLFIGSIAGNLLREAGCDVLVVPPGSESA, from the coding sequence ATGAGTGAGGATAGAAATGAGCGGATAACCCATCAAAAACCAGATCCCCGAGCTGGCCTCCGGTCGCTACTCATTGCAATCGATTTCACGGCCGCATCTGATCGAATTATTGGTAGGCTTACGCGGCTACCTCTCGCAGAGGATGCGACCATTACGCTGGCACATGTCGTTCCGGTGGGCTTGCATCCGGGTGAACAGCACAATGCCGAACTTGACGCAAGGAAAGCCCTATCGGATGAGGTACGACACATCGCCGAGTTACTACCGAAGTCCATTCGAATCCGGTCAGTCATAAAAACCGGCAATGCAGCATACGAAATCACGCAGATCGCGAAGCGGCAGGCAGCCGACCTGATTGTCATGGGGCGCAGTAGCGGACGTGTCCTTAGAGACACGTTCTTAGGATCGACGGCGGAACGGGTTATCAGAACAGGAAAACTCCCGGTGCTGACGGTACGGTTGGCCCCCCGTACGGCTTACCGGAGACCAGCAATTGCAGTCGATCTCGACGAGACTTTACCCGGTATTTTTACGTGGCTACTGCGAATCCTGCCACCGCCACGCCCACCGGTCGAAGTCATTCATGCCCTTAATTCTCCGTACGAAAGCCTGGCGTACTCCCGCCTTCCCGACGAAGCAGTCACTGCACGCCGTATCCAGCTGCGACAGAGTGCCCTGCGCAAACTTGAAAGCACATTAGCTACCGCCATTACCAAGAAAGGGATTCCGGCGAAAGATGTACCGTGGCGGTTCCATGTCCAGTATGGTTCTCCAAGGACCGTAGTCACGAAGGCTATCAAGCACTGCAACACGGATATCCTCGTACTGGGTACGCACGGCTATTCAGGTCTCGCACATCTATTCATCGGTTCCATCGCCGGCAACCTTCTGCGGGAAGCAGGTTGCGATGTGCTGGTCGTACCACCTGGTTCCGAGTCAGCCTGA
- a CDS encoding cation:proton antiporter: MEYGGLIVHLVTALGAALLGAALALRLRQPLILGYIVAGIAIGPFTPGFIMKTEAIAELAEIGIVFLMFVIGVQLSLRELVQASRIAVIGGLAQVITMIGLGYLVGLALGWSDIQAYAFGAVISNSSSTVLGKILSDRGEIESRHARLGLAWSSVQDISSVLLVAVLAFASPSAQKMGFLLGKTAVFFFVVVPLSFWVLPWILRRASASRSREFFALAVITLALAMAGGAALLGVSLALGAFLTGVVVGESDLAHRILGDATPIRDVFSGIFFVSIGMLLDPHFLIDSLALVLLTVIMIVVVKGGVTVLIARWMGCSLRLSVLVGASLAQSAEFSFLLARIGLEEGALTTPIFNLLLSATVITILLSPLVNSAAPALLRHILARRPASADDQPVPPLAPYVNHAIVCGYGRVGSIVCSLLERHKKPFVVIEEDLRIVESLRARGTNVLLGDAGLPAVLDHAYLRSARLLVLCMPERMAARRALEHARVTSEAIVVLARSHSYEDRRYLQEKGAKEAVIGELELAFELGRAALEHFEIAGEAIENSIDDARRSVDS, from the coding sequence ATGGAGTACGGCGGACTTATCGTTCATCTTGTCACTGCCCTCGGCGCAGCGCTTCTTGGTGCGGCACTGGCATTGCGCCTTCGCCAGCCGCTCATCCTCGGCTACATTGTAGCAGGGATCGCAATCGGCCCTTTCACTCCGGGCTTTATTATGAAGACCGAAGCGATCGCCGAACTTGCCGAGATTGGCATTGTCTTCCTGATGTTCGTCATTGGCGTGCAGCTCTCCCTGCGTGAGCTAGTCCAGGCCAGCAGGATTGCCGTCATTGGCGGTCTTGCTCAGGTCATCACCATGATCGGACTTGGGTATCTGGTGGGGCTGGCTCTGGGCTGGAGCGATATCCAGGCGTATGCCTTTGGTGCAGTCATATCGAATTCTTCCAGTACCGTGCTCGGAAAGATTCTTTCCGATAGGGGTGAAATCGAAAGTCGCCATGCCCGTCTCGGGCTGGCATGGTCGTCCGTACAGGACATCTCCAGCGTTCTCCTCGTGGCGGTCCTTGCCTTCGCGTCTCCCAGTGCCCAGAAAATGGGGTTTCTGCTTGGCAAGACAGCCGTTTTCTTTTTTGTCGTTGTGCCACTGTCCTTCTGGGTACTGCCATGGATATTGCGCCGTGCGTCTGCATCCCGTAGCCGCGAATTCTTTGCACTCGCCGTCATTACGCTGGCACTCGCGATGGCGGGTGGAGCCGCACTTCTCGGAGTCTCACTCGCCCTCGGAGCATTTCTTACGGGTGTGGTTGTCGGTGAATCAGATCTCGCCCATCGTATCCTGGGTGACGCGACACCAATTCGGGATGTTTTTTCCGGAATCTTTTTCGTTTCGATCGGGATGCTGCTTGATCCCCATTTCCTGATCGATTCGCTGGCTCTTGTTCTTCTTACCGTCATAATGATCGTCGTCGTCAAGGGTGGTGTAACCGTTCTGATTGCACGGTGGATGGGATGTTCCCTGCGGCTGTCGGTACTAGTCGGTGCCAGTCTCGCGCAGTCGGCAGAATTTTCTTTTCTGCTTGCGCGCATCGGGCTGGAAGAAGGCGCACTTACCACACCCATCTTCAACCTACTCCTGAGTGCAACCGTGATCACCATCCTGCTGTCACCGCTCGTCAATAGTGCGGCGCCAGCACTGTTGAGACACATCCTGGCCAGACGGCCGGCGAGCGCGGACGATCAGCCTGTTCCACCCTTGGCTCCTTATGTAAATCACGCGATCGTTTGCGGGTACGGCCGTGTTGGCAGCATTGTCTGCTCGCTTCTCGAGAGGCACAAGAAGCCATTCGTGGTCATCGAAGAGGACTTGAGGATTGTCGAGTCCTTACGAGCACGGGGTACCAATGTGTTGTTAGGGGATGCTGGACTACCTGCGGTGCTTGATCACGCATATCTCCGTTCGGCCAGACTCCTTGTTCTCTGTATGCCGGAGAGAATGGCTGCCCGCCGGGCCCTTGAGCACGCACGCGTGACGAGTGAGGCCATCGTCGTGCTTGCGCGATCCCATAGCTACGAGGACCGCCGTTATCTTCAGGAAAAGGGGGCCAAGGAAGCCGTTATCGGAGAGCTTGAGCTGGCGTTTGAGCTTGGCCGTGCAGCTCTTGAACATTTCGAAATAGCTGGCGAAGCAATCGAAAACAGCATTGACGATGCCCGCCGCAGCGTGGACTCGTAA
- a CDS encoding DedA family protein, which yields MTLPEIPAESGSSPAHVATRGGERPNIVRRMYDWTLAQSRTKYAVPVLAATAFTESSFFLVPPDLLILAMGTAQPKRSFYYAGVSTVMSALGGVFGYFLGYWFWDALSGYFFRIPGFTPELFERVSGMYNENGAVIVLLAGFTPIPYKVFTIASGVVQMNLPVFFLASLASRGARYFILGGITYWFGEKVQTIMDRHFNRIVWGGGAAMVALYFLYKMLKG from the coding sequence ATGACGCTACCCGAAATCCCGGCAGAGTCCGGCTCCAGTCCCGCGCATGTCGCCACGCGGGGTGGCGAGCGGCCCAACATTGTCCGCCGGATGTACGACTGGACGCTCGCCCAGTCGCGAACGAAATACGCGGTGCCGGTTCTGGCTGCGACCGCGTTCACCGAGTCGAGTTTTTTCCTCGTGCCGCCGGATCTGCTCATTCTGGCGATGGGCACGGCGCAGCCGAAGCGGTCTTTCTACTATGCGGGGGTGAGCACGGTGATGAGCGCGCTCGGCGGCGTGTTTGGCTACTTCCTTGGTTACTGGTTCTGGGACGCCCTGAGCGGCTACTTCTTCCGTATACCGGGGTTCACGCCGGAGCTGTTCGAGCGGGTGAGCGGAATGTACAACGAAAACGGGGCGGTGATCGTGTTGCTCGCCGGGTTCACGCCGATCCCGTACAAGGTATTCACGATCGCTTCCGGCGTGGTCCAGATGAACCTGCCGGTGTTTTTCCTCGCCTCACTGGCCTCCCGCGGGGCGCGGTATTTCATCTTGGGCGGGATCACCTACTGGTTCGGCGAAAAGGTCCAGACGATCATGGACCGCCACTTCAACCGGATCGTCTGGGGCGGCGGCGCGGCGATGGTCGCACTCTATTTCCTCTACAAGATGCTGAAGGGCTAG